A genomic window from Leishmania panamensis strain MHOM/PA/94/PSC-1 chromosome 5 sequence includes:
- a CDS encoding hypothetical protein (TriTrypDB/GeneDB-style sysID: LpmP.05.0430) produces MSSTWLHALRTYAKRTNTTSTSLVARRHLFDELCAAHLCRLPNAQLHPDALAVLREARWSLLREGTTADKAELLEHIVRQYSQASEKAMYVAPTASCSPDGMSSCAEAHRKQPMKKSSRAQFLQNRSPEHSTRSSSPSNLLSDVQLSEMSILQQLLLEQVQCLVEAKVSDIPLSARHYRYPMRSPLLATVSPELPLLLLEELTQQSSAVSSTIDWEARVDCCVGLVAAGHTQEALALCGDDGSAFRAVIHRVAQLRRDGWRCAWALADAVPLSRVLDDAATASFEWLRGVLEANDMRHRAVVGARQPASADANPKRNVVFEWVDCLRRLIVSSSTVPLTSAEGQQQQQRVSATALRLIMDTYLSICPASRWRDAVGAVLELAGTTSGAPAVAQAAAEGKRFADAVTMGRLMSMLQAAEQPWMVLLFFYGDSLALQVASSGSRTDSSTKRPESNGTARWRVSDESVQAKAAECVRAARDADRLTVATGTMLKERDKHHAAIYNHAMVALAATGHYTEAMLFYRTLPRPLVNCYTHWSVLQLFLRPTHDRHAASALRSSDNYDQCTRALRHLIRMNTAGSEAADAPTEVNDNRDGAHPAKPISFTREQGGVWESMTLWAALRRDAETVDLCAMHAPAASRYAHPIALLSAAASRSDGWSSAQAQVRHMCRAPRTTLKELSLATAVMASFFPHWPDDTAAAEPPVRAELFDEVACSMARLVGRSQSRMDEMLQFLVDYSVSLRRRRRTPMTPQEEEAALDDILVKENVLASTIDLARPRPPGADRGHQSSDKSGADDPRVWRTLVRVMASVAELQGLSAARAAPALVSIGVPAELVIDLLPT; encoded by the coding sequence ATGTCGTCCACATGGCTGCATGCGCTGCGGACGTACGCGAAGCGCACCAACACGACGTCAACCTCGCTTGTCGCTCGCCGTCACCTCTTCGACGAGCTATGTGCTGCTCATCTCTGCAGGCTGCCgaacgcgcagctgcatccCGATGCTCTCGCCGTCCTCCGCGAGGCACGttggtcgctgctgcgcgaaggcaccaccgccgacaaagcagagctgctggagcacatCGTGCGGCAGTACTCGCAAGCAAGTGAGAAGGCCATGTACGTGGCGCCCACGGCGTCTTGCAGCCCAGACGGcatgagcagctgcgctgaagCACACCGCAAGCAGCcgatgaagaagagcagTCGCGCGCAATTCCTGCAAAATCGGTCGCCAGAGCATTCAACCCGCAGCAGTAGTCCCAGCAATCTCCTCTCCGATGTGCAGCTCAGCGAGATGAGTatactgcagcagctgctgctggagcaggtgCAGTGCCTTGTTGAGGCCAAGGTATCTGACATTCCCTTGTCGGCGCGCCACTACCGCTACCCGATGCGCTCCCCGCTGCTCGCCACTGTAAGCCCGGAactgccgctactgctgctggaggagctcacACAGCAGAGCTCAGCAGTGTCGTCGACCATAGACTGGGAAGCGCGCGTTGACTGCTGTGTTGGCCTCGTCGCGGCGGGTCACACGCAGGAGGCACTCGCTCTGTGTGGCGATGATGGTAGTGCATTTCGCGCTGTGATACACcgtgtggcgcagctgcgtcgggacgggtggcggtgcgcgtggGCACTGGCAGATGCTGTCCCGCTGTCTCGCGTTCTTGACGACGCTGCGACCGCCTCTTTTGAGTGGCTGCGCGGGGTGCTGGAGGCAAATGACATGCGCCACCGAGCGGTCGTCGGTGCGCGGCAACCGGCCAGTGCCGATGCCAATCCCAAGCGGAATGTTGTGTTCGAGTGGGTGGATTGCCTGCGCCGCTTGATCGTGTCGTCGAGCACGGTGCCCTTGACCAGCGCAGAggggcaacagcaacagcagcgtgtGTCCGctacggcgctgcggctcatCATGGACACTTATCTGTCCATCTGTCCAGCCAGCCGCTGGCGGGATGCGGTCGGGGCGGTGCTGGAACTGGCTGGGACAACTAGTGGAGCGCCTGCTGTAGCACAAGCGGCCGCGGAGGGAAAGCGCTTTGCTGACGCGGTGACAATGGGGCGCCTCATGTCGATGCTTCAAGCGGCAGAGCAGCCATGGATGgtgctgcttttcttttACGGCGACTCGCTGGCACTGCAGGTCGCGTCTTCGGGGTCGCGTaccgacagcagcaccaagcGGCCTGAGAGCAATGGTACCGCAAGGTGGCGAGTGAGCGACGAGTCGGTGCAGGCAAAGGCGGCGGAGTGCGTGCGAGCAGCGCGCGACGCCGACCGCCTCACAGTGGCGACGGGTACAATGCTGAAGGAGCGCGACAAGCACCACGCCGCTATCTACAACCACGCCATGGTCGCCCTCGCTGCCACGGGACACTACACGGAAGCCATGCTCTTCTACCGTACGCTGCCGCGCCCGCTGGTCAATTGCTACACGCATTGgtctgtgctgcagctcttcttGCGGCCGACACACGACAGACACGCCGCGTCTGCGCTCCGCTCCTCTGACAACTACGATcagtgcacgcgcgcgctccGACACCTAATTCGGATGAACACGGCGGGGTCAGAGGCAGCGGATGCGCCAACCGAGGTAAACGACAACCGTGACGGCGCGCATCCGGCGAAGCCAATCAGCTTCACACGCGAGCAAGGTGGTGTGTGGGAATCCATGACGCTGTGGGCCGCACTCCGGCGGGACGCCGAGACGGTCGACCTGTGCGCTATGCACGCACCGGCCGCGTCTCGATATGCGCATCCCATTGCCCTGCTCTCGGCCGCGGCATCGCGCAGCGACGGTTGGTCATCCGCGCAGGCACAAGTCCGCCACATGTGCCGCGCGCCACGCACCACACTGAAGGAACTGAGCCTGGCAACGGCGGTCATGGCTTCGTTTTTCCCACACTGGCCGGAcgacactgctgcagcagaacCGCCTGTGCGAGCGGAGCTGTTTGACGAGGTGGCATGCTCGATGGCTCGCCTCGTCGGTCGCAGCCAGTCTCGCATGGACGAGATGCTCCAGTTCCTTGTCGACTACTCTGTCAGTcttcgacggcgccgccgtacGCCCATGAcgccgcaggaggaggaagcggcaCTTGACGACATCCTTGTCAAGGAAAACGTCCTCGCGAGCACCATTGACCTGGCCCGTCCGCGCCCCCCTGGCGCCGACAGGGGGCATCAAAGCAGCGACAAGAGCGGGGCGGACGACCCCCGTGTGTGGCGCACGCTGGTGCGTGTCATGGCGTCCGTTGCTGAGTTACAGGGCCTCTCCGCCGCGCGGGCCGCGCCGGCGCTCGTGTCGATCGGCGTCCCCGCCGAATTGGTAATTGACCTGCTGCCCACGTAA
- a CDS encoding hypothetical protein (TriTrypDB/GeneDB-style sysID: LpmP.05.0420) — protein sequence MLRHSLWRYRRISYVTDVEGDFAYFQRFVAISRVLQWESTKPAVSSDPPRSSAGNSNDRGVANARWAPLSSAVLPAPSKAFPASNPAANMQTLDTTTTATAAAAVDAYEPGYCHLVDLSRYRLGFQDASSHFVFGGDAFDHGSDITFGEVLLDFKRRFPSRVHLLLGNRDVNKMAMYPRMAREVEGMTPDAAEDNVFTLTPPSKETIVAAAVSLTEPVRYRDFLLRQQRQEAQQQDGAGHAASSPCGGGACVSSSNTLCTDAISFLQWALQYKLGGPNTFAHRRQELRELAAMAADGCGAVTVAPPATNAEAIRYGSANAEDAVVAASFFAAAQPGGVYYEYIRAGVLSVVLDGVLFVHGGVNSRNAGFVPSLEATSYAEQRTAGQWLLPGIPAQEAASAPEAASATSALDWLAALERFKAAAFSDWSNGTPLCGEALRAYVYPRFVAPHSIAVGTVMNVDGPHHIPLTVAAYLLQSGIHTVCSGHQPVGDTPAIVRQPGGFTIVDADNSYCGRGNEFCTQFNRRGAAVMELVFEHPDDHGGGDDVASHSAAAASPSLIVHGCRADSTPFEFDIYSDWRVGRYVGDGWWVRLPPEATAAASSSSDSGSEAAHAGLYELRRTRDGFRHEETRWATAAEVDTWLWQAAASRQATVPGELAQRYTAEELAEVRVHRLKTKVKPT from the coding sequence ATGCTGCGGCACAGCCTGTGGCGATATCGCCGCATCAGCTACGTGACGGATGTGGAGGGCGACTTTGCGTACTTTCAGCGCTTTGTCGCCATCTCACGAGTGCTTCAGTGGGAGTCGACAAAGCCTGCGGTCTCCTCCGACCCTCCCCGTTCCAGCGCGGGTAACAGCAACGACAGGGGAGTCGCGAATGCCCGGTGGGCACCGCTGTCCTCTGCCGTGCTTCCGGCTCCTTCGAAGGCGTTTCCAGCAAGCAACCCTGCTGCCAACATGCAAACACTAgataccaccaccaccgcaactgccgctgccgccgttgatGCCTACGAGCCGGGGTATTGTCATCTTGTGGACCTCTCTCGCTATCGGCTTGGCTTCCAGGACGCAAGCTCGCACTTCGTCTTCGGTGGCGACGCCTTCGACCATGGCAGCGACATCACATtcggcgaggtgctgctcgacttCAAACGCCGCTTCCCATCTcgtgtgcacctgctgctcggAAACCGAGACGTGAACAAGATGGCCATGTACCCGCGCATGGCACGCGAGGTCGAGGGGATGACTCCCGACGCAGCAGAGGACAACGTCTTCACGCTAACACCACCGTCGAAAGAGACCatcgtggcggcagcggtgtcgcTGACCGAACCTGTGCGGTACCGCGACTTCCTActcaggcagcagcggcaagaagcacagcagcaggacggCGCAGGGCACGCCGCTTCGAGCCcgtgtggcggcggtgcttgtgtcagcagcagcaatacgCTGTGCACAGACGCTATTTCGTTCTTGCAGTGGGCATTGCAGTACAAGCTTGGAGGCCCGAACACCTTTGCCCATCGACGGCAGGAGCTGCGTGAGTTGGCGGCAATGGCGGCCGACGGGTGTGgggcggtgacggtggcacCTCCCGCAACTAATGCGGAGGCTATTCGGTACGGCAGTGCTAACGCCGAGGATGCCGTggtcgccgcctccttcttcgccgccgcgcagcccGGCGGGGTCTACTACGAGTACATCCGCGCCGGTGTCCTCAGCGTCGTGCTGGACGGCGTTCTTTTCGTCCACGGAGGTGTGAACAGCCGCAACGCCGGCTTTGTGCCCAGCCTGGAGGCGACCTCTTACGCGGAGCAGCGGACCGCTGGGCAGTGGTTGCTGCCAGGGATCCctgcgcaggaggcggcCTCGGCCCCGGAGGCGGCCTCGGCAACCTCGGCTCTGGACTGGCTTGCTGCCTTGGAGCGATTCAAagctgccgccttctccgaTTGGTCGAACGGCACTCCCCTGTgcggcgaggcgctgcgggcgTACGTCTACCCGCGCTTCGTCGCTCCACACTCGATTGCAGTGGGTACAGTGATGAACGTAGACGGCCCCCATCACATACCGCTCACAGTGGCCGCCTACCTTCTCCAGTCCGGCATCCACACCGTGTGCTCTGGGCACCAGCCGGTGGGCGACACCCCAGCCATCGTCCGTCAGCCCGGCGGCTTCACGATCGTCGACGCGGACAATTCCTACTGCGGCCGCGGCAACGAATTCTGCACGCAATTCAACCGccgcggcgcggctgtgaTGGAGCTCGTGTTTGAGCACCCGGAcgaccacggcggcggcgatgacgtgGCATCgcacagcgcagctgctgcctcgccCTCGCTGATCGTCCACGGCTGCCGTGCTGACAGTACGCCGTTCGAGTTCGATATCTACAGCGACTGGCGCGTGGGTCGTTACGTGGGTGACGGTTGGTGGGTGCGGTTGCCCCCagaggccaccgccgccgcgtcatcgtcgtctgacagcggcagcgaggcagcacaCGCGGGACTCTACGAGCTGCGGCGCACTCGGGACGGGTTCCGACACGAGGAGACGCGGTGGGCCACTGCAGCGGAGGTCGACACCTGGTTGTGGCAGGCCGCGGCAAGCAGGCAGGCGACCGTGCCAGGCGAATTGGCTCAGCGGTACACAGCGGAGGAACTCGCCGAGGTGCGTGTTCACCGCCTCAAGACAAAGGTGAAGCCCACGTGA
- a CDS encoding dynein-light chain-protein, putative (TriTrypDB/GeneDB-style sysID: LpmP.05.0410), whose amino-acid sequence MASEDRITLIDDASVICEDIVSTLFNHETRYQHNKVTGLVSAISDQVVQRLTQEAKLPRKYVVLVTILQKNGAGMQMISSCSWNPTSDACYVHRAENKAMYCIITVYGVTV is encoded by the coding sequence ATGGCCTCTGAGGACCGCATCACGTTGATCGACGACGCCTCCGTCATCTGCGAAGACATTGTCAGCACCCTGTTCAACCACGAAACGCGCTACCAGCACAACAAGGTTACCGGCCTCGTCTCCGCCATCTCCGATcaggtggtgcagcggctgacgcaggaggcgaagctgccgcGCAAGtacgtcgtcctcgtcacgATCCTGCAGAAGAACGGTGCTGGTATGCAGATGATCTCCTCGTGCTCCTGGAACCCAACGAGTGACGCGTGCTACGTACACAGAGCGGAGAATAAGGCCATGTACTGCATCATTACAGTCTACGGTGTCACCGTGTAG